The Cystobacter fuscus DSM 2262 genome includes a region encoding these proteins:
- a CDS encoding heavy metal translocating P-type ATPase: protein MAHEHIHSQHPHADPQHAPPSNAEGKVLDPVCGMTIDPATAKGGSHVHKGATYHFCNPKCRERFAAEPQKFLVPQAAPEPVEAPPGTMWICPMDPEVRQDHPGACPMCGMALEPEQPVTMTARTEWVCPMHPEIVRDVPGACPTCGMALEPRAVLPEEAPDPELVSMTRRFRVGLVLSVPLFLLGMSEMIPGQPLGRVLNPRVLAWVQLVLASPVVLWAGWPFFERGWASVKNRHLNMFTLIALGTGAAYLFSVVATLAPGLLPHAFTGHGGAVPVYYEAAAVIVTLVLLGQVLELRARRATSGALRALLGLAPAVARRIREDGAEENVSLEQVRVGDSLRVRPGEKVPVDGVVLEGASAVDESMVTGESIPVEKGPGARVTGGTVNGTGGLVMKAERVGRDTLLARIVQRVSEAQRSRAPIQKLADKVAAVFVPAVIAVSGVTFLVWASLGPEPRLAHALVNAVAVLIIACPCALGLATPMSVVAGMGKGAGVGLLIRDATALELLEKVDTLVVDKTGTLTEGKPKLVSVGAADGMDEARLLHLAASLERGSEHPLAAAVVAGAEARGAVLTAARDFRSVTGKGVTGLVGEARVALGNVALLESLGVDAGSLRPRAEALRREGQTVMFVAVDGQPAGLLGVADPVKATTPEALAALHREGVRVVMLTGDSRTTAEAVARELGIDEVVAEVLPEGKGDVVKRLQAGGHTVAMAGDGVNDAPALAQADVGIAMGTGTDIAMESAAVTLVKGDLRGIARARKLSRGTLHNIRQNLFFAFVYNALGVPIAAGVLYPFFGLLLSPMLAAAAMSLSSVSVISNALRLRRLDL, encoded by the coding sequence ATGGCTCACGAGCACATCCACTCGCAGCACCCCCACGCGGACCCCCAGCACGCTCCCCCCTCGAACGCGGAGGGCAAGGTGCTGGATCCGGTGTGTGGGATGACGATCGATCCGGCGACCGCCAAGGGAGGCAGCCACGTCCACAAGGGGGCGACCTACCACTTCTGCAATCCGAAGTGCCGGGAGCGCTTCGCCGCCGAGCCCCAGAAGTTCCTCGTGCCCCAGGCCGCGCCGGAGCCGGTGGAGGCGCCGCCGGGCACGATGTGGATCTGCCCGATGGATCCCGAGGTCCGCCAGGACCACCCCGGGGCCTGCCCGATGTGCGGCATGGCGCTGGAGCCCGAGCAGCCGGTGACGATGACGGCGCGCACCGAGTGGGTGTGCCCCATGCACCCGGAGATCGTGCGCGATGTGCCGGGAGCGTGCCCCACGTGCGGCATGGCGCTGGAGCCCCGTGCGGTGCTGCCCGAGGAGGCGCCGGACCCCGAGCTCGTGAGCATGACGCGGCGGTTCCGGGTGGGCCTCGTCCTCTCGGTGCCGCTGTTCCTGCTGGGCATGTCCGAGATGATTCCGGGCCAGCCGCTGGGGCGCGTCCTGAACCCGCGGGTGCTGGCCTGGGTGCAGCTCGTCCTGGCGTCTCCGGTGGTGCTCTGGGCGGGCTGGCCCTTCTTCGAGCGGGGCTGGGCCTCGGTGAAGAACCGGCACCTCAACATGTTCACCCTCATCGCCCTGGGGACGGGGGCGGCGTACCTCTTCAGCGTCGTCGCCACGCTGGCGCCGGGACTGCTCCCGCATGCCTTCACCGGCCATGGGGGCGCGGTGCCCGTCTACTACGAGGCGGCGGCGGTCATCGTCACGCTGGTGCTGCTGGGGCAGGTGCTGGAGTTGCGCGCCCGCCGGGCCACCTCGGGCGCTCTGCGGGCACTGCTCGGCCTCGCCCCGGCCGTGGCCCGGCGCATTCGCGAGGATGGCGCGGAGGAGAACGTCTCGCTGGAGCAGGTGCGGGTGGGGGACTCGCTGCGCGTGCGCCCCGGCGAGAAGGTTCCGGTGGATGGCGTGGTGCTGGAGGGGGCGAGCGCGGTGGACGAGTCCATGGTGACGGGCGAGTCCATCCCCGTGGAGAAGGGCCCCGGTGCCCGCGTCACTGGCGGCACCGTCAATGGCACGGGTGGCCTGGTGATGAAGGCCGAGCGGGTGGGGCGGGACACGTTGCTCGCGCGCATCGTGCAGCGGGTGAGCGAGGCCCAGCGCTCGCGCGCGCCCATCCAGAAGCTGGCGGACAAGGTGGCGGCGGTGTTCGTGCCGGCCGTGATCGCCGTGTCGGGGGTGACGTTCCTCGTCTGGGCCTCGCTGGGGCCCGAGCCGCGGCTGGCGCACGCGCTGGTCAACGCGGTGGCGGTGCTCATCATCGCCTGCCCGTGCGCGCTGGGCCTGGCCACGCCCATGTCCGTGGTGGCGGGCATGGGCAAGGGCGCCGGGGTGGGGTTGCTCATCCGCGACGCCACGGCCCTGGAGCTGCTGGAGAAGGTGGACACGCTGGTGGTGGACAAGACGGGCACGCTCACCGAGGGCAAGCCGAAGCTGGTGTCGGTGGGGGCGGCGGACGGCATGGACGAGGCCCGGCTGCTCCACCTGGCGGCGAGCCTGGAGCGGGGCAGTGAGCACCCGCTGGCGGCGGCGGTGGTGGCGGGGGCCGAGGCGCGCGGAGCGGTGCTGACGGCGGCGCGGGACTTCCGCTCGGTGACGGGCAAGGGGGTGACGGGGCTGGTGGGGGAGGCGCGGGTGGCGCTGGGCAACGTGGCGCTGCTGGAGTCGCTCGGCGTGGACGCGGGCTCGCTGCGGCCTCGCGCGGAGGCGCTGCGGCGCGAGGGCCAGACGGTCATGTTCGTGGCGGTGGACGGCCAGCCCGCGGGGCTGCTCGGCGTGGCGGATCCGGTGAAGGCGACCACGCCCGAGGCGCTGGCCGCGCTGCACCGCGAGGGCGTGCGCGTGGTGATGCTCACGGGGGACAGTCGCACCACGGCCGAGGCGGTGGCGCGGGAGTTGGGCATCGACGAGGTGGTGGCGGAGGTGCTGCCCGAGGGCAAGGGCGACGTGGTGAAGCGGTTGCAGGCGGGGGGCCACACGGTGGCCATGGCGGGGGACGGGGTGAACGACGCGCCGGCGCTGGCCCAGGCGGACGTGGGCATCGCCATGGGCACGGGGACGGACATCGCCATGGAGAGCGCGGCGGTGACGCTGGTGAAGGGGGACCTGCGCGGGATTGCCCGGGCGCGCAAGCTGAGCCGGGGGACGCTGCACAACATCCGGCAGAACCTCTTCTTCGCCTTCGTCTACAACGCGCTGGGGGTGCCCATCGCGGCGGGGGTGCTGTACCCCTTCTTCGGCCTGCTGCTCAGTCCGATGCTGGCCGCGGCGGCGATGAGCCTCTCGTCGGTGTCGGTCATCAGCAACGCGCTGCGGCTGCGTCGACTGGACCTGTAG
- a CDS encoding DUF1348 family protein — MSELRPPLPPFTYETAVEKVRKAEDAWNSRDPQRVALAYTQDSRWRNRSEFVQGRSEIIGLLTRKWEKELEYRLIKELWAFHENRISVRFQYEWQDSAGNWFRSHGNEQWEFDENGFMRRREASINDVPISASERKFLWPLGPRPANHPGLRELGL; from the coding sequence ATGTCTGAACTCCGACCGCCCCTGCCTCCGTTCACCTACGAAACCGCCGTCGAGAAGGTCCGTAAGGCCGAGGACGCGTGGAACTCACGCGATCCGCAGCGGGTGGCGCTGGCCTATACGCAGGACAGCCGTTGGCGCAACCGCTCCGAGTTCGTCCAGGGTCGTTCCGAGATCATCGGTCTGCTGACCCGCAAGTGGGAGAAGGAACTCGAATACCGTCTCATCAAGGAACTTTGGGCGTTTCACGAGAACCGCATCTCGGTGCGCTTCCAGTACGAATGGCAGGACTCCGCGGGCAACTGGTTTCGCTCCCATGGGAACGAGCAATGGGAGTTCGACGAGAACGGCTTCATGCGTCGGCGCGAGGCGAGCATCAACGACGTGCCCATCTCCGCCTCGGAGCGCAAGTTCCTCTGGCCCCTGGGCCCGCGCCCGGCGAATCACCCGGGGCTGCGCGAACTCGGTCTCTGA
- a CDS encoding SMP-30/gluconolactonase/LRE family protein, whose product MVGGLVVMVLAAWLLSAPPAHIRPAEAYVLPEPSAALLAVKAAVDDMGAAGLLGPTVPGHDDVVLQEERGQAFITARDGWIWRLELGSGKAERFVRTPLVASGAKFPPRDPDRMLFCASHLHGFQPEHEASVGVYELRLSTREIRAVALRVPLPPPLKPAGGGGEGAVYPLASTPALRFADMTEANSRPMAFCNDLDISEDGQRVYVSEPYDYPGAAMGHEAGFREAITLARNGRLWMFDLEGKSAQLVAQDFHFVDGVLLDPGSASAQGGTGREESIVISETPKFRLLRLFMGGPKAGTAEILQEGLPGMPDGLSRDERGRIYVALYRGRPRSAAWIHANPWIKPLLLRLPPALLPISHETGYLVLDPSGRQPLYLTLHDGQRVSSISKVNPGHEGIFLASFARDNQGVHVVDYPAVLTLQQGNPPSGAASGR is encoded by the coding sequence TTGGTGGGAGGGCTCGTGGTCATGGTCCTCGCGGCCTGGTTGCTCAGCGCGCCACCGGCGCATATCCGTCCGGCCGAGGCCTATGTCCTGCCGGAGCCCAGCGCGGCGCTCCTCGCGGTCAAGGCGGCCGTCGATGACATGGGCGCGGCGGGCCTGCTGGGGCCGACGGTGCCCGGCCACGACGACGTGGTGCTGCAGGAGGAGCGCGGCCAGGCATTCATCACCGCTCGAGACGGCTGGATCTGGCGGCTGGAGCTCGGCAGTGGCAAGGCCGAGCGCTTCGTGCGGACCCCCCTGGTGGCGTCCGGCGCGAAATTCCCACCCCGGGATCCGGACCGGATGCTGTTCTGTGCCTCGCATCTCCATGGGTTCCAGCCGGAGCACGAAGCCTCCGTGGGCGTCTATGAGCTGCGCCTGTCCACGCGGGAGATACGAGCCGTCGCCCTGCGGGTTCCCCTGCCTCCGCCCCTGAAGCCAGCGGGAGGAGGAGGCGAGGGCGCGGTGTACCCCCTCGCGTCCACCCCCGCGCTGCGCTTCGCCGACATGACCGAGGCCAACAGCCGGCCCATGGCGTTCTGCAACGACCTGGACATCAGCGAGGACGGTCAACGCGTCTATGTATCGGAGCCCTATGACTATCCCGGCGCGGCCATGGGGCATGAGGCGGGCTTCCGCGAGGCAATCACGCTGGCGCGCAACGGACGGCTGTGGATGTTCGATCTGGAGGGGAAGAGCGCTCAACTGGTGGCCCAGGACTTCCATTTCGTCGACGGAGTCCTGCTGGATCCCGGTTCCGCATCCGCCCAGGGCGGCACGGGAAGGGAGGAGTCCATCGTCATCTCCGAGACGCCCAAGTTCCGGCTGCTGCGCTTGTTCATGGGGGGCCCCAAGGCGGGCACCGCCGAGATCCTGCAAGAGGGCCTGCCAGGAATGCCAGACGGACTGAGCCGGGATGAGCGCGGACGCATCTACGTGGCGCTCTATCGTGGCCGCCCCAGGAGCGCGGCATGGATTCACGCGAACCCGTGGATCAAACCGCTGCTCTTGAGATTGCCGCCCGCCTTGCTCCCCATCTCGCACGAGACGGGCTACCTGGTGCTGGATCCAAGTGGCAGACAGCCACTCTACCTGACCCTGCACGACGGGCAGCGCGTCAGCTCCATCTCCAAGGTCAACCCGGGCCACGAGGGCATCTTCCTGGCGAGCTTCGCGCGCGACAACCAGGGAGTGCACGTCGTTGACTATCCCGCCGTGCTGACGCTCCAACAGGGGAACCCGCCCAGCGGAGCGGCGTCCGGAAGATAG